A single Natranaerobius thermophilus JW/NM-WN-LF DNA region contains:
- a CDS encoding L-carnitine dehydrogenase, whose amino-acid sequence MSANKLAVVGTGVIGNGWIARGLAKGYDVIAYDPAEGAKEQTHKAIENAWPALEKIGLAPGASKERLKFVDDLPSAVTGADLIQENVPEREQLKRQVLAEIDEHAHSEAIIASSTSGIIPSTLQKDCRHNPERVIVAHPFNPVHLLPLVELVGGEQTSSVVINQAYEFYQRLEMRPLVVKQEIEGHIADRLMEALWREALHIVNDGVATTKDVDDAVVYGPGLRWALMGTFMTFHLAGGEGGMRHMLHQFGPALKKPWTKLEAPELTDELADRVINGCESQAGDTSIKEWERQRDEFLVKLLDLVKEYWPEQEDKPLDGQNEPYDSNSMSG is encoded by the coding sequence ATGTCCGCAAATAAATTAGCAGTAGTTGGAACAGGAGTAATTGGTAACGGATGGATTGCTAGAGGATTAGCAAAAGGATATGATGTGATAGCTTATGATCCGGCTGAAGGGGCAAAAGAGCAAACTCATAAAGCTATCGAAAATGCCTGGCCTGCATTGGAAAAAATTGGACTAGCCCCAGGTGCATCAAAGGAGAGATTGAAATTTGTAGATGATTTGCCTTCTGCAGTGACAGGAGCGGATTTGATTCAGGAAAATGTTCCTGAGAGAGAGCAGCTTAAAAGACAAGTTTTAGCTGAAATAGATGAACATGCTCATTCAGAAGCTATTATAGCTTCTAGTACTTCTGGGATTATTCCTAGTACTTTGCAAAAAGATTGTCGGCATAATCCTGAACGTGTTATTGTAGCCCATCCTTTTAATCCCGTTCATTTATTGCCATTGGTTGAGCTAGTAGGTGGTGAGCAAACTAGTTCAGTCGTAATTAATCAAGCTTATGAATTTTATCAACGGTTGGAAATGCGTCCATTGGTAGTAAAACAAGAAATTGAAGGTCATATAGCTGACCGTCTGATGGAAGCATTATGGCGCGAAGCTCTTCATATCGTCAATGACGGTGTGGCTACAACTAAAGATGTAGATGATGCTGTAGTATACGGGCCCGGTTTGCGATGGGCATTGATGGGCACGTTTATGACATTTCACTTGGCAGGAGGAGAAGGTGGAATGAGACATATGTTGCATCAATTTGGACCTGCCTTAAAAAAACCTTGGACTAAACTTGAAGCTCCGGAATTGACAGATGAATTAGCTGATAGAGTTATCAACGGTTGTGAAAGTCAAGCTGGTGATACCTCTATTAAAGAATGGGAACGACAAAGGGATGAATTTTTAGTAAAACTTCTTGACCTGGTTAAAGAGTATTGGCCAGAGCAAGAGGACAAGCCCTTAGACGGTCAAAATGAGCCATACGACAGTAACTCTATGTCAGGTTAG
- a CDS encoding glycine betaine ABC transporter substrate-binding protein, protein MCKKLLVTLTILLLTASFAVGCDGGSEEDGDASVPERFDNEIVGIDSGAEIMGTVENEVMVEYGLDEYDLVESSEAGMITEIDSRVDDEEWVVGIGWTPHWKIPEYDMKFLEDPKGIFGEAENIKALSRAGFTDDMPEVSQTLQNFYLTEDQLGELMALVEDTDSNEREVVKEWAEDNQDVISEWVPEDPDGEGETVELLYNNWTDAIASTNLIAYVLEEEMNYEVEMEMVDVAFVFEGLASGDYDAMVCAWLPLTQANYWEEYGDDLEDLGPIFEGAKLGLVVPDYVEIDSIEEMAE, encoded by the coding sequence ATGTGTAAAAAGTTACTTGTTACACTAACTATTCTTTTACTAACAGCAAGTTTTGCGGTTGGTTGTGATGGGGGTTCAGAAGAAGACGGAGATGCGTCAGTTCCTGAACGATTTGATAATGAAATTGTAGGTATAGACTCTGGTGCTGAGATTATGGGCACAGTAGAAAATGAAGTCATGGTGGAATACGGCCTGGATGAGTACGATCTTGTTGAATCTAGTGAAGCTGGTATGATTACTGAAATTGATTCTAGGGTAGATGACGAGGAATGGGTAGTGGGGATCGGTTGGACACCTCACTGGAAAATCCCAGAATATGATATGAAATTTTTAGAAGATCCTAAAGGTATATTTGGTGAAGCGGAAAATATCAAAGCATTAAGTAGAGCAGGTTTTACTGATGACATGCCTGAAGTTAGTCAAACTTTACAAAATTTTTATTTGACAGAAGATCAACTTGGTGAGTTGATGGCATTAGTAGAAGACACAGATAGTAACGAGAGGGAAGTTGTTAAAGAGTGGGCTGAAGACAATCAAGATGTAATTTCTGAATGGGTGCCAGAAGATCCCGATGGGGAAGGCGAGACAGTAGAGCTTTTATACAATAACTGGACTGATGCTATTGCTTCCACTAATCTAATAGCTTATGTCTTGGAAGAGGAAATGAATTATGAAGTAGAAATGGAAATGGTGGATGTGGCTTTTGTTTTTGAAGGCTTAGCTAGTGGAGACTACGATGCCATGGTTTGTGCCTGGTTACCATTAACTCAAGCAAATTATTGGGAAGAATACGGAGATGACTTGGAAGACTTGGGTCCTATCTTTGAAGGAGCAAAATTAGGGTTGGTAGTTCCCGATTATGTTGAAATAGACTCCATTGAAGAAATGGCTGAATAA
- a CDS encoding serine hydrolase domain-containing protein, which yields MNNKFVPLLSYQLRSDFRDYRNSIFIIVIPLLLVTYLVITAEEMMQDVTSMQYIVFVVVTSIIINFGGNLARYQEFNSFAKYKLLGVQPFTLGFSLFLNALIFQLLSIAIMMVYVVAIWGVEISYGSIHNILITLVLINLFQVAIAFFMTNIVNNQRNYNRLAKIISCYQIILLIFYVNFQIGPVSTMILEIINPVVNSYMTISVTWVEGLSIFEVLREIVIILALTAILLGLSSKYFKGKVGLRVLVLILSLAIITPGVSGYFQEPAIATKWEASSPEAEGFDPQKLEEFIQSLDHWGNVDSLVIIREGQVVEEYYRYPRLLDSYPMYSVTKPITGFLVGIAIDEGYIDSVDEKIGTYFPELEEKNPEMREITIENLLQMTSGVEWNEENVRYYVKNKEGEFRNDWTRAEVSGDPLGYYFSKSMDESPGEAYYYNSADSHVLSHIIEKATGMKPYEFADKYLFEPLDINMSYLSWIADDYGVNLGGSGIKMHTKDMAKIGDLALNDGSYNGKDVVPEEWIERTFQDGSEVSDDVKYGYHWYIYEDYPDIEYKFYGHTGSFGQGLFVVPELDLVLAYNSDSNLRRPVITELLETVEKE from the coding sequence ATGAATAACAAATTTGTACCCCTGCTTTCATACCAATTAAGATCTGATTTTAGAGATTATAGAAACTCAATTTTTATCATAGTGATCCCACTATTGCTAGTAACTTATTTAGTAATTACTGCCGAGGAAATGATGCAAGATGTCACTTCAATGCAATATATTGTTTTTGTAGTGGTTACTTCCATAATAATTAACTTTGGAGGCAATCTTGCAAGATATCAAGAGTTTAATTCTTTTGCAAAGTATAAATTATTAGGGGTTCAACCATTCACTTTAGGTTTTAGTTTGTTTCTTAATGCATTAATTTTTCAATTATTGAGTATTGCAATCATGATGGTTTATGTTGTAGCTATCTGGGGAGTGGAAATATCTTATGGAAGTATTCATAATATACTGATAACATTGGTATTAATCAACTTATTTCAAGTGGCCATTGCTTTTTTCATGACTAATATAGTTAATAATCAAAGAAATTATAATCGACTGGCTAAGATTATTTCTTGTTACCAAATAATTTTACTAATATTCTACGTAAATTTCCAAATAGGGCCAGTTAGTACCATGATTCTGGAGATAATCAACCCTGTAGTGAACAGTTACATGACAATATCGGTAACATGGGTAGAAGGGCTAAGTATTTTTGAAGTTCTCAGGGAAATTGTTATTATTTTAGCCCTAACTGCCATATTGTTGGGATTAAGTTCTAAATATTTTAAAGGTAAAGTAGGATTAAGAGTGCTAGTTCTAATTTTAAGTTTAGCAATAATTACCCCAGGTGTATCGGGCTATTTTCAGGAACCTGCTATAGCTACTAAATGGGAAGCTTCTTCACCAGAAGCAGAAGGATTTGATCCTCAGAAATTAGAAGAATTTATACAAAGCCTGGATCATTGGGGTAATGTTGACAGTCTGGTAATTATAAGAGAAGGGCAAGTAGTCGAAGAATACTACAGATATCCTCGCCTATTAGATAGTTATCCAATGTATTCTGTGACAAAACCAATTACAGGATTTTTAGTAGGAATTGCTATTGATGAAGGTTATATCGATAGTGTTGACGAGAAAATAGGGACATACTTTCCAGAGCTTGAAGAAAAAAATCCTGAGATGAGAGAGATAACAATCGAAAATTTATTGCAAATGACAAGTGGAGTAGAATGGAACGAGGAAAATGTACGCTATTATGTTAAGAATAAAGAAGGAGAATTTAGAAATGATTGGACTCGTGCAGAAGTTTCAGGGGATCCCCTGGGTTATTATTTTTCAAAATCTATGGATGAAAGCCCTGGAGAAGCATACTATTACAACTCCGCCGATAGTCATGTATTGTCACATATAATCGAAAAGGCTACAGGTATGAAGCCTTATGAGTTCGCTGATAAGTATCTGTTTGAACCACTTGATATTAATATGTCATATCTCAGCTGGATAGCTGATGACTATGGAGTTAACTTAGGTGGCAGTGGAATTAAAATGCACACAAAGGATATGGCCAAAATTGGAGATCTAGCTTTAAATGATGGATCCTATAATGGAAAAGATGTGGTACCAGAAGAATGGATTGAAAGAACATTTCAAGATGGATCCGAGGTTAGTGATGATGTTAAATATGGCTATCACTGGTATATATACGAAGATTATCCGGATATCGAGTATAAATTTTATGGTCATACCGGATCGTTTGGCCAAGGGCTTTTTGTAGTGCCAGAACTAGACTTAGTTTTAGCATACAATTCGGATTCTAATCTCCGTAGACCCGTGATTACTGAACTTTTAGAAACAGTTGAAAAAGAATGA
- a CDS encoding thioesterase family protein: MPISNYGECPIVTTEVKPKWVDYNGHMNDAPYVEVFTLAVNTMIAQDLGLDENAREELGYSIYTLENHICYLREALEGMTLSVYYQVLDCDEKRMHMFFEMEDQDGNLLATSEQMLMGMDMEQGRPAPFPKPETREGNDNNSVNVAENVNKLYAKDKDKELPKQAGRTIKITRKK; the protein is encoded by the coding sequence ATGCCAATTTCCAATTACGGTGAGTGTCCCATTGTAACTACTGAAGTTAAACCCAAGTGGGTGGATTACAATGGCCATATGAATGATGCCCCTTATGTAGAAGTTTTCACCCTAGCAGTTAACACAATGATTGCACAAGACTTGGGTCTAGACGAAAATGCCAGGGAAGAACTGGGCTATTCAATATATACCCTGGAAAACCATATTTGTTATCTGCGAGAAGCTCTTGAAGGTATGACTCTTTCGGTATATTATCAGGTATTGGATTGTGATGAAAAAAGGATGCATATGTTCTTCGAAATGGAAGATCAAGATGGAAATCTTTTGGCGACAAGTGAACAGATGCTTATGGGGATGGATATGGAGCAAGGACGACCAGCCCCTTTTCCAAAACCAGAGACGAGGGAAGGGAATGATAATAATTCAGTCAATGTGGCAGAAAATGTAAACAAGCTATACGCCAAAGATAAAGACAAGGAACTTCCAAAACAAGCTGGTCGCACAATTAAAATTACCAGGAAAAAATAA
- a CDS encoding TldD/PmbA family protein → MENLLNKALKVADEAEVYMREVFNTSASVKMGEMKGINSEKKTEVALRIIRDGNMGAAVSTSLEDDSIIDRAVIALENQKSEAVSFPNENYHEVPTYSEEVKNMSSKELSQLAFDYYNRLKEAGPDIKFDVKLQKSFKKIHLLNSTGFNNSYDYTNFSLGLNTLTDKGFTGANKEYSSAKLPKVSNESIQNLIKRHRLGDHPVSLENEQMPVIFSGKTMGALMLRVLAGVNGENINKGISPVKDKLGEQLFSENITIRDDGKMPYGCNSCPFDDEGTPAQNTILYDKGVLKNYLLGLSQTKELDLKPTGNAFKRTLFSKEIEDKPSVFDSNLVVEGKSKSDAELIKNVDRGLLITGVMGAHTGNINQGDFSMNISSGYLIENGELVGEVKGSMIAGNIYDLFQKVEAVGTEYEAMRSIFYYMGYSPMVLFSEASIVGE, encoded by the coding sequence ATGGAAAATTTGTTAAATAAAGCCTTAAAAGTTGCCGATGAAGCTGAAGTTTACATGAGAGAAGTTTTTAATACTTCTGCTTCAGTTAAAATGGGTGAAATGAAAGGAATAAATTCAGAGAAAAAAACAGAAGTAGCTTTGAGGATTATCAGAGATGGAAATATGGGAGCTGCAGTTTCCACATCTTTAGAGGATGATAGTATCATCGACCGAGCAGTTATAGCTTTAGAAAACCAAAAATCCGAGGCGGTATCCTTTCCTAATGAAAACTATCATGAAGTCCCTACATATTCTGAAGAAGTTAAAAATATGAGCAGTAAAGAATTATCCCAACTTGCTTTTGATTATTACAATCGATTAAAAGAGGCCGGTCCAGATATTAAGTTTGATGTTAAGCTCCAAAAATCATTTAAGAAAATTCATTTACTAAACAGTACTGGTTTCAATAACAGCTATGATTACACTAATTTTTCATTAGGTTTAAACACACTAACAGATAAAGGCTTTACAGGCGCAAACAAAGAGTATTCCAGTGCAAAGCTACCTAAAGTTAGCAATGAAAGTATTCAGAATCTAATCAAGCGACACCGTTTAGGTGATCACCCTGTTTCATTAGAAAACGAACAAATGCCAGTGATATTCAGTGGCAAAACCATGGGTGCTTTAATGTTGAGAGTCTTAGCTGGTGTTAATGGTGAAAATATAAATAAAGGGATTTCTCCAGTAAAAGACAAACTAGGTGAACAGCTGTTTTCAGAAAACATCACGATTAGAGATGACGGTAAAATGCCCTACGGATGTAATTCTTGTCCCTTTGACGATGAAGGGACCCCAGCACAAAATACCATCTTATATGATAAGGGAGTCCTGAAGAATTACTTACTAGGTCTCAGTCAAACTAAAGAATTAGACTTAAAGCCAACAGGTAATGCATTTAAAAGGACCTTATTCTCTAAAGAAATTGAAGATAAACCTTCAGTTTTCGACTCAAACCTGGTAGTTGAAGGTAAGTCAAAATCAGATGCAGAGCTTATCAAGAATGTAGATAGAGGCCTGTTAATAACAGGCGTAATGGGAGCTCATACTGGTAATATAAATCAAGGTGACTTTTCTATGAACATTTCCTCAGGTTATCTGATTGAAAACGGTGAATTAGTGGGAGAAGTAAAAGGTAGCATGATTGCTGGTAATATTTATGATCTCTTTCAAAAAGTAGAAGCTGTCGGCACAGAATATGAAGCCATGAGAAGTATATTCTATTACATGGGCTATTCTCCCATGGTATTGTTCAGTGAAGCTAGTATTGTAGGAGAGTAA
- a CDS encoding 3-keto-5-aminohexanoate cleavage protein, translating into MPKKPVLTCAITGAGDTISKNKHVPVTPKEIADSAIAAAKAGATVAHIHARDPETGGVSHNVEYYRETVSRIREAETDVIVNITAGGGGDLILNAADPTKAGPGSDIQTPEERHEPIKELLPEMCSLDCGSTNMGDMIYVNPAEWVRKQAKLIQESGVKPEIECFDTGHIHLSKQIIQEGLVDGTPLYQFCLGIPWGAEADIETLVSMKNKIPANAEWSAFGIGRMQFPIAAHSALMGGNIRVGLEDNLYLKKGVLATNEQLVDKAIDLLGHFGMEPMTPAEAREHYNLLDPK; encoded by the coding sequence ATGCCTAAAAAACCTGTATTAACCTGCGCAATCACAGGAGCTGGAGATACAATTAGTAAAAATAAACATGTTCCAGTGACTCCTAAAGAAATTGCTGATTCAGCTATCGCAGCAGCAAAAGCTGGTGCAACTGTTGCCCATATTCATGCCCGTGATCCTGAAACTGGTGGTGTGAGTCATAATGTGGAGTATTACCGTGAAACTGTTTCACGAATTAGGGAAGCGGAAACTGATGTTATCGTTAATATCACAGCTGGGGGTGGAGGAGATTTAATCTTAAATGCTGCTGATCCTACCAAGGCTGGACCTGGTTCTGATATTCAAACCCCTGAAGAACGCCATGAGCCTATTAAAGAACTGTTACCAGAGATGTGTAGCTTGGACTGTGGTAGTACCAATATGGGGGATATGATCTATGTAAATCCAGCTGAATGGGTACGTAAACAAGCCAAATTGATTCAAGAATCGGGGGTAAAACCAGAAATAGAGTGTTTTGACACAGGTCACATTCACTTGTCAAAACAAATAATTCAAGAAGGATTGGTGGATGGAACACCATTATATCAATTTTGTTTGGGAATTCCATGGGGCGCGGAAGCAGACATAGAGACTTTAGTAAGTATGAAGAATAAAATACCAGCAAACGCTGAATGGTCTGCCTTTGGTATCGGAAGGATGCAGTTCCCCATTGCCGCTCATTCAGCATTAATGGGTGGTAATATCCGTGTAGGTTTAGAAGATAATTTGTATTTAAAAAAAGGTGTACTTGCGACTAATGAACAACTGGTGGATAAAGCTATAGATTTACTGGGCCACTTCGGAATGGAACCCATGACACCAGCAGAAGCTAGAGAGCATTATAATTTACTGGATCCAAAATAA
- a CDS encoding TldD/PmbA family protein encodes MDLKFLKDSLLQEDFCDLRYQDFSLTSIKGTNKEIDEVSEIRKSGGNVRVLSGGGFGTFSFTDPKDINFAVKEAKTASDLISGNSELKNVEVNKDHVKINPKIDPRQVSIEDKKALLEKYINIIMEKDNIVDLDSNYFEQFTDTLILNNRGTEVRQEELICGISFKITSKKDNLTQTTRLSLGGSDDYSGLLEQEDIVSAKAQQTVDLLDAEPISGGNYDVILDSDVGGLFIHEAFGHLSEADNLIGNKTLAETMTLGSEFAVEEFNVIDDPTKKGHPGSYIYDHEGIKAKPTYLIKNGKLSGRLHSLESANLMEEELTGHARAKNFGFTPIVRMGNIYIDKDKHSFDEMVKSIDNGLYLFGSAGGQTSGETFTFAVQGGYKIENGEIKGLVRDIALTGHLFTTLKNIEMIGNKVEFSKSGGCGKAGQILIQSGKGSAPIKVKNMGIGGK; translated from the coding sequence ATGGATTTAAAATTTTTAAAGGATTCTCTTTTACAAGAAGACTTTTGTGATCTCAGGTATCAAGATTTTTCCTTAACTTCTATCAAAGGAACCAACAAAGAGATTGATGAGGTTTCAGAAATTAGGAAAAGTGGAGGGAATGTCCGGGTATTATCCGGCGGTGGTTTTGGTACATTTTCTTTTACAGATCCAAAGGATATCAATTTTGCCGTCAAAGAAGCCAAAACTGCTAGTGATTTGATTAGTGGTAACTCGGAACTAAAGAATGTTGAGGTGAACAAAGACCATGTAAAAATCAATCCCAAGATAGATCCCCGTCAAGTCTCTATTGAAGACAAAAAAGCCTTATTAGAAAAATACATAAACATTATAATGGAAAAAGATAATATTGTGGATCTTGATTCTAACTACTTTGAACAGTTTACCGATACTTTAATTTTGAATAATCGCGGAACGGAAGTCCGTCAGGAAGAACTGATCTGTGGGATTTCATTTAAAATTACTTCGAAAAAGGATAACTTAACTCAAACTACACGACTTTCCTTGGGCGGTAGTGACGACTACTCAGGGCTCCTTGAGCAAGAAGATATTGTTTCTGCCAAAGCCCAGCAGACTGTGGATCTCTTAGATGCCGAGCCAATTTCCGGAGGTAATTATGATGTTATCTTGGACAGTGATGTGGGAGGTCTTTTCATACATGAAGCCTTTGGGCATTTAAGTGAAGCGGATAATCTTATTGGCAACAAAACTCTAGCTGAAACTATGACTTTAGGTTCTGAATTTGCAGTAGAAGAGTTCAATGTTATTGACGATCCAACCAAAAAGGGACATCCGGGTAGCTATATTTACGATCACGAAGGGATCAAGGCCAAACCGACTTACTTAATCAAAAATGGCAAGTTAAGCGGGCGGCTTCATTCTTTAGAAAGTGCAAATCTAATGGAAGAAGAACTTACCGGCCATGCCAGGGCAAAAAACTTTGGTTTTACTCCAATTGTCCGTATGGGTAATATTTATATAGATAAAGATAAACACTCTTTTGATGAAATGGTCAAATCAATTGATAATGGCCTATATCTTTTTGGTTCTGCCGGTGGTCAAACCAGTGGCGAAACTTTTACCTTCGCAGTCCAGGGTGGTTATAAAATAGAAAATGGAGAGATCAAAGGACTAGTTAGAGATATTGCTCTAACTGGCCATTTATTTACCACTTTGAAAAATATAGAAATGATTGGTAACAAAGTTGAGTTTTCTAAATCCGGTGGTTGCGGAAAAGCCGGTCAAATTTTAATCCAATCCGGAAAGGGTTCAGCCCCAATCAAAGTTAAAAATATGGGCATAGGGGGAAAATAA